One window of Phycisphaeraceae bacterium genomic DNA carries:
- a CDS encoding ribonuclease E inhibitor RraB, producing the protein MTLNLPSDSDGDALRRLWQSGSDLTRPMTIDFAMSVPNEQAGAAFAAAATRLGYQADLDKDEPSGEWICYCSRRMVPSHTAILDAQRELNIAGRPFGAEADGWGSFGNAGE; encoded by the coding sequence ATGACACTCAATCTTCCAAGCGATAGTGACGGAGATGCACTTCGCCGGCTCTGGCAAAGCGGATCGGACCTTACGCGTCCGATGACAATTGACTTTGCTATGTCGGTCCCAAACGAACAAGCTGGTGCAGCGTTCGCGGCCGCAGCAACTCGGCTCGGGTATCAAGCGGACCTCGACAAAGACGAGCCTTCTGGTGAGTGGATTTGCTATTGCAGCAGACGGATGGTTCCCTCGCACACGGCGATCTTGGATGCGCAACGCGAGCTGAATATCGCGGGGCGACCGTTCGGGGCGGAAGCGGATGGGTGGGGAAGCTTTGGGAATGCGGGTGAGTAG
- a CDS encoding class II fumarate hydratase codes for MTTASPSTRTEKDTMGEMQVPADALYGASTQRAVLNFPVSGRPVPEEVIKAYAILKSACAAVNHKLNRLHEHRTKAIIEACNEIHDGLPRFGGLAKHFPIDIYQTGSGTSTNMNVNEVIANLICLQKHKPIGSSKDTGYIDNEGGVHPNDHVNAGQSSNDTFPTAMHLAAAIAIHTRLLPSIKAMATDLESKAAAWDKIVKIGRTHLADATPIRLGQEFSGFASQLRHAEERLHRALHALSELPIGGTAVGTGINAHEKFGAMVAAELTARVGVHFREATNHFEAQAAKDAIVETSGILKTIAVSLSKVANDIRWLGSGPRCGIGELVLPAVQPGSSIMPGKVNPVIAESLIMVCCSVIGNDTAVTLGGVGGVGSLLDLNVAMPMMIHHLLDSINLLSRGCDMFTENLLKGPGVGLQPDEARCKSLIEGSLAMCTSLVPVIGYDKSAALAKEAFKQGKTVRQLAHEQVVGQKDVSGRLITKEHIDEYLNPWSMTLPGGEGSAGG; via the coding sequence ATGACCACAGCCTCCCCGTCCACCCGTACCGAAAAAGACACCATGGGCGAGATGCAAGTGCCCGCCGACGCCCTCTACGGCGCATCCACCCAGCGTGCCGTCCTCAACTTCCCCGTCAGCGGCCGCCCCGTCCCCGAAGAAGTCATCAAGGCCTACGCCATTCTCAAATCCGCCTGTGCCGCGGTCAATCACAAGCTCAACCGCCTGCACGAGCATCGCACTAAGGCGATCATCGAAGCCTGCAACGAGATCCACGACGGCCTGCCGCGCTTCGGCGGCCTCGCGAAGCACTTCCCCATCGACATCTACCAAACCGGCTCTGGCACCTCCACCAACATGAACGTCAACGAGGTCATCGCCAACCTCATCTGCCTCCAGAAACACAAACCCATCGGCTCCTCCAAAGACACCGGCTACATCGACAACGAAGGCGGCGTTCACCCCAACGACCACGTCAACGCCGGGCAATCTTCCAACGACACCTTCCCGACCGCGATGCACCTCGCCGCGGCAATCGCCATCCACACCCGCCTTCTCCCCTCCATCAAGGCGATGGCCACCGACCTCGAGTCCAAAGCCGCCGCCTGGGACAAGATCGTCAAGATCGGCCGCACCCACCTCGCCGACGCCACACCCATCCGCCTCGGCCAGGAATTCAGCGGCTTCGCCTCCCAGCTCCGCCACGCCGAGGAGCGCCTGCATCGCGCGCTCCATGCGCTCTCAGAACTTCCGATCGGCGGCACAGCCGTCGGCACGGGCATCAACGCCCACGAGAAATTCGGCGCGATGGTTGCCGCGGAACTCACCGCGCGCGTCGGTGTTCACTTCCGCGAGGCCACCAATCACTTCGAGGCGCAGGCCGCCAAAGACGCCATCGTCGAAACCAGCGGCATCCTCAAAACCATCGCCGTCAGCCTCAGCAAAGTCGCCAACGACATCCGCTGGCTCGGCTCCGGCCCCCGCTGCGGCATAGGCGAGTTGGTGTTGCCCGCCGTCCAGCCCGGCTCCAGCATCATGCCCGGCAAAGTCAACCCCGTCATCGCCGAATCCCTCATCATGGTCTGCTGCAGCGTGATCGGAAACGACACCGCCGTCACCCTGGGCGGCGTCGGCGGCGTCGGCTCCCTCCTCGACCTCAACGTCGCCATGCCCATGATGATCCATCACCTCTTGGACAGCATCAACCTGCTCAGCCGCGGCTGCGACATGTTCACCGAAAACCTTTTGAAGGGACCAGGGGTGGGGCTCCAGCCCGACGAAGCCCGCTGCAAGAGCCTCATCGAAGGCTCTCTCGCCATGTGTACAAGCCTCGTCCCCGTCATCGGTTACGACAAGTCCGCCGCACTCGCGAAAGAGGCGTTCAAGCAGGGGAAGACCGTCCGCCAGCTCGCCCACGAGCAAGTGGTGGGGCAGAAGGATGTTTCTGGTAGGCTCATCACAAAGGAGCACATCGATGAATACCTGAACCCGTGGTCAATGACGTTGCCCGGAGGTGAAGGCAGTGCCGGAGGCTAA
- a CDS encoding transposase, translating into MSLPIDILRPPSKKLHRREHGVRFITFSCFRGLTLLSKPGARKVFVDCLYEAREEFGFALYAWVVMPEHVHILMHTRRKAPMATILKSIKLKTSIRILARWKELRAPILLKILGPTGRPRFWQPGGGFDRNVRDHCEFMKEVRYVHRNPVKRGLVDRPEQWEWSSVRWWMGEHDGLPCDPPPLYDDELAGFLAARGFM; encoded by the coding sequence GTGTCGCTCCCCATCGACATTCTCAGGCCTCCCAGCAAGAAACTCCATCGCCGCGAGCACGGAGTCCGATTCATCACCTTCTCCTGCTTCCGCGGACTGACTCTCCTCAGCAAACCCGGCGCACGAAAAGTCTTCGTCGATTGTCTCTACGAAGCCCGCGAGGAATTCGGGTTCGCCCTCTACGCCTGGGTCGTCATGCCCGAGCACGTGCACATCCTGATGCACACTCGCCGCAAAGCCCCGATGGCGACGATCCTGAAATCCATCAAACTCAAGACGTCGATCCGCATCCTCGCGCGTTGGAAAGAACTCCGAGCGCCGATCCTCCTCAAGATCCTCGGCCCCACCGGCCGTCCGCGGTTCTGGCAACCCGGAGGGGGCTTCGACCGCAACGTGCGCGACCACTGCGAGTTCATGAAAGAAGTCCGCTACGTCCACCGCAACCCCGTGAAGCGCGGCCTCGTCGATCGCCCGGAGCAGTGGGAGTGGTCGAGCGTCCGCTGGTGGATGGGCGAACATGACGGACTCCCGTGCGATCCTCCGCCGCTCTACGACGACGAACTCGCCGGATTTCTTGCCGCGCGGGGATTCATGTAA
- a CDS encoding nuclear transport factor 2 family protein encodes MSTTATPTPTSKPAFEMPPMSAEHKATEAVAKKLTEMIGARKNLDAIKELYADNAKHIEVMGGPGCDRITEGKSTLLQKAQQFHDSITIHGHTVGKPLVNGDQFLLPMSLDSTFNEGPMKGMRMNMQETALYTVKNGKISEAKFFYPGCGMDEK; translated from the coding sequence ATGAGCACAACTGCAACCCCCACCCCCACGTCCAAACCCGCGTTCGAAATGCCCCCGATGTCGGCCGAGCACAAGGCGACCGAAGCCGTCGCGAAGAAGCTAACCGAAATGATCGGAGCGAGAAAGAACCTCGATGCGATCAAGGAGCTCTACGCGGACAACGCCAAGCACATCGAAGTCATGGGCGGCCCCGGATGCGACCGCATCACCGAGGGCAAGTCGACTCTGCTGCAGAAGGCGCAGCAGTTCCACGACAGCATCACGATCCACGGGCACACGGTTGGCAAGCCGCTGGTGAACGGGGATCAATTCCTGCTGCCGATGAGCCTCGACAGCACGTTCAACGAAGGCCCCATGAAAGGCATGCGGATGAACATGCAGGAGACGGCGCTCTACACCGTCAAGAACGGGAAGATCAGCGAGGCGAAGTTCTTCTACCCGGGCTGCGGCATGGACGAGAAATAG